In Candidatus Roseilinea sp., one DNA window encodes the following:
- a CDS encoding UDP-glucose 6-dehydrogenase yields MKNIAVIGVGYVGLVTGTCFADLGNRVTCVDVNEERIVNLKQGILPIYEPGLEEMVRRNVAAGRLSFTTSYAEALNCPEGPAELVFIAVNTPAGVDGEAELRYVRAAAETIALTMDHPLIIVNKSTVPVGTGDWVADIVKNKQPKPIPFSVVSNPEFLREGSAISDFMNPDRIVLGSLDEEAAQKVAQLYLPLRGPIMITDLRTAEMIKYASNAFLATKISFINEIANICEALGADVKEVAAGMGYDKRIGRAFLDAGLGYGGSCFPKDVKALAHMANIQGKHPQLLEAVMQINADARRSIVAKVRALVGNNGTHLNRLEGKTIGVLGLAFKANTDDIRESQPIDIIRMIQADGGAVKAYDPVAMPNAAKVLQNVKLCEDAYEVAEGSDALILATEWNEFKNLDLVRIKRLMKQPVIVDGRNLYDPPMMRSLGFIYRGVGRGY; encoded by the coding sequence ATGAAAAACATCGCAGTGATCGGAGTGGGCTACGTGGGGTTAGTCACGGGGACGTGTTTTGCCGACCTGGGCAATCGCGTCACATGCGTGGATGTGAATGAGGAACGCATCGTGAACCTCAAGCAAGGCATCCTGCCGATCTATGAACCGGGACTCGAGGAGATGGTGCGGCGCAACGTAGCCGCCGGACGCCTGTCGTTCACCACCTCCTATGCCGAGGCGCTGAACTGTCCGGAGGGTCCTGCAGAACTGGTCTTCATCGCGGTGAATACGCCGGCGGGCGTGGACGGCGAAGCCGAGCTGCGCTATGTGCGCGCGGCAGCGGAGACCATCGCGCTGACGATGGACCACCCGTTGATCATCGTGAACAAGAGCACCGTGCCGGTCGGCACAGGCGACTGGGTGGCGGACATTGTGAAGAACAAGCAGCCCAAGCCCATTCCGTTCAGCGTGGTCAGCAATCCGGAGTTCCTGCGCGAAGGCTCGGCCATCAGCGACTTCATGAATCCCGATCGCATCGTGCTTGGCTCGTTGGATGAGGAGGCCGCCCAGAAAGTCGCGCAGCTCTATTTGCCGCTGCGCGGTCCGATCATGATCACCGATTTGCGTACTGCCGAGATGATCAAGTACGCCAGCAATGCCTTCCTGGCGACAAAGATCTCGTTCATCAACGAGATCGCCAATATCTGTGAGGCGTTGGGCGCCGATGTGAAAGAGGTTGCTGCCGGCATGGGCTATGACAAGCGCATCGGCCGCGCGTTCCTGGACGCCGGCCTGGGCTACGGCGGTTCGTGCTTCCCCAAGGACGTCAAGGCGTTGGCACACATGGCGAATATCCAGGGCAAACATCCGCAATTGCTCGAGGCCGTGATGCAAATCAACGCCGACGCCCGGCGCAGCATCGTCGCCAAGGTGCGCGCTTTGGTAGGCAACAACGGCACGCATCTCAACCGGCTGGAAGGCAAGACCATTGGCGTCCTGGGCCTGGCCTTCAAAGCCAATACCGATGACATCCGCGAGTCGCAGCCGATAGACATCATTCGTATGATCCAGGCCGACGGCGGCGCGGTCAAAGCCTACGATCCGGTCGCCATGCCCAACGCCGCCAAGGTGCTGCAGAATGTGAAGCTGTGCGAAGATGCCTATGAGGTGGCCGAAGGTAGCGACGCGTTGATCCTGGCGACCGAGTGGAACGAGTTCAAGAACCTCGACCTCGTGCGCATCAAGCGGTTGATGAAACAGCCGGTGATCGTAGATGGCCGCAATTTGTACGACCCGCCGATGATGCGCAGCCTTGGATTCATCTATCGGGGCGTGGGCCGAGGATACTGA
- a CDS encoding protease — protein MTKPSSKITRKPAPRRITRLDDGIVRAKLPNGLRVIAKEMHAAPVAALCVWYCVGSRNEHGGITGISHWVEHMMFKGARKYSEADLDRLISRNGGVNNAFTWLDFTAYYETLPADKIALALDLEADRMVNARFDNREVARERDVILNERQMYENSPGFRLSEEIQAAAFKVHPYGHEIIGYACDLQAITREDLYTYYRRYYAPNNAVIAIAGDFDVRDILGRIERRFGRLKPAPQAPPVNASEPPQKGERRVVVRGEGDTDYLALAFHAPEATHADYMALVALDSVLCGASGLSFFGGGASNRSSRLSKALVDAGYAADVGGGLVPTIDPFLYTLQATVMSGKKVVEVEERLWGELDRVKRDGVTRAELDKAIKQTRAQVAFSTETVTNQAFWLGFSEVIADYTWFTTFLERLMCVSPEDVVRVANCYLTRDNVTVGYYLAQGKAERSGR, from the coding sequence ATGACGAAGCCAAGCAGCAAGATAACTCGGAAGCCTGCGCCCAGGCGGATCACGCGCCTGGACGACGGCATCGTGCGCGCCAAATTACCCAACGGCCTGCGCGTGATCGCCAAAGAGATGCACGCAGCACCGGTCGCTGCGCTGTGCGTGTGGTATTGCGTCGGCTCGCGCAACGAGCATGGCGGCATCACCGGCATCTCCCACTGGGTCGAACACATGATGTTCAAGGGTGCGCGCAAATACTCGGAGGCTGACCTCGACCGCCTGATCAGCCGCAACGGCGGCGTAAACAACGCCTTCACTTGGCTCGACTTCACGGCGTACTACGAGACCTTGCCCGCAGACAAGATCGCGCTGGCTTTGGACCTGGAAGCCGACCGGATGGTCAATGCGCGGTTCGACAACCGCGAGGTCGCTCGCGAGCGCGACGTCATCTTGAACGAGCGGCAAATGTATGAGAATAGCCCGGGCTTCCGGCTGAGTGAGGAGATCCAGGCCGCGGCTTTCAAAGTGCATCCCTACGGGCATGAGATCATCGGCTACGCCTGTGACCTGCAGGCGATCACACGCGAGGACTTGTATACCTACTACCGGCGCTACTATGCGCCGAACAACGCGGTGATCGCCATTGCCGGCGATTTCGACGTGCGCGATATCCTGGGGCGGATCGAGCGGCGCTTTGGCCGGCTCAAACCTGCGCCGCAGGCGCCACCGGTGAATGCCAGCGAACCTCCGCAGAAAGGCGAACGGCGCGTCGTGGTGCGCGGCGAAGGCGATACAGATTATCTGGCGTTGGCCTTTCATGCGCCGGAAGCGACGCACGCGGACTACATGGCGTTGGTGGCACTCGACTCGGTGCTGTGCGGTGCGAGCGGTCTGTCGTTCTTCGGCGGGGGCGCCAGCAACCGCAGCAGCCGGCTGAGCAAAGCCTTAGTGGACGCCGGCTATGCCGCCGATGTCGGCGGCGGCCTCGTCCCCACGATTGATCCATTCCTATACACCTTGCAGGCTACCGTGATGTCTGGCAAGAAAGTCGTGGAGGTGGAAGAAAGGTTGTGGGGTGAGCTAGACCGCGTCAAGCGCGATGGCGTGACACGCGCCGAGCTGGACAAAGCGATCAAGCAAACGCGTGCACAAGTCGCCTTTAGCACTGAGACGGTGACCAACCAGGCATTCTGGCTCGGCTTCAGCGAGGTCATTGCGGATTACACGTGGTTCACCACCTTTTTGGAGCGGCTGATGTGTGTATCGCCGGAGGATGTCGTTCGCGTTGCCAACTGCTATCTGACGCGTGACAACGTCACCGTTGGATACTATCTGGCGCAGGGCAAAGCGGAGCGCAGCGGCAGGTGA
- the acpS gene encoding holo-[acyl-carrier-protein] synthase — protein MLTTGVDIIHIPRVEEAVARYGDRFLRRVFTPHELAYCRGRIPELAARFAAKEAVSKALGVGMRTLSRHGIGWHEAEVINGRGGKPGVRLHGRAVHLAAELHLTQWALSLTHEREYAIAFVVAM, from the coding sequence ATGTTGACGACCGGTGTTGACATCATCCACATCCCGCGCGTGGAAGAAGCCGTGGCGCGCTATGGCGATCGCTTCTTGCGACGTGTGTTCACGCCGCATGAGCTGGCCTATTGCCGGGGACGCATCCCCGAGCTGGCTGCGCGTTTCGCAGCCAAGGAAGCTGTGTCGAAGGCGCTGGGAGTGGGCATGCGCACGCTATCACGCCATGGCATCGGCTGGCATGAAGCGGAGGTCATCAACGGGCGCGGCGGCAAACCGGGCGTCCGCTTGCATGGCCGCGCCGTGCACCTGGCGGCCGAGCTTCATCTGACGCAGTGGGCGTTGTCGCTCACGCACGAACGGGAATATGCCATCGCCTTCGTCGTGGCGATGTGA
- the hisN gene encoding inositol monophosphatase, with protein sequence MNLSPTRNTTSPGIPAHNLSAILDQATVIARGAGAILREGLRQIEAQREAVVVSYKSGDTDPVTEFDHRSEAFIVEALQKTFPDHRIIGEEGGAYELRIENEALRKSDGDALLRPSELDSRFEWQVDPLDGTVNFAHGFPVFAVSLGLLMNGAPVLGVVYDPMSEEMYTAASGLGAALNGRPIRVSRTQPLAYALLNTGFPYDRRESEENNFDYFLAFQRASQEVRRVGSAALDLCWVACGRMDGYWELKIQPHDIAAGIVIVREAGGVVTDFDGGQAMFARQQVVASNGLIHTEMLDVIRETQDVRRQA encoded by the coding sequence ATGAACCTATCACCCACTCGCAACACCACGTCGCCCGGAATCCCTGCGCACAACCTTTCGGCCATCCTCGATCAAGCGACCGTCATCGCGCGCGGCGCCGGCGCCATCCTGCGCGAAGGGTTGCGACAAATCGAGGCGCAGCGCGAAGCAGTCGTCGTAAGCTACAAGTCGGGGGATACCGACCCGGTAACCGAATTCGACCATCGCAGTGAAGCCTTCATCGTCGAGGCGCTTCAAAAAACCTTCCCGGATCATCGCATCATCGGCGAAGAAGGCGGCGCGTATGAATTGAGAATTGAGAATGAAGCATTGAGAAAGAGCGACGGCGATGCCCTGCTTCGACCTTCGGAACTCGATTCTCGATTCGAATGGCAGGTAGATCCGTTGGATGGCACGGTGAACTTTGCGCACGGCTTTCCGGTGTTCGCGGTGTCGCTTGGCCTGCTGATGAATGGCGCACCGGTGCTGGGTGTAGTCTATGACCCGATGAGCGAGGAGATGTACACTGCAGCGTCCGGACTGGGCGCAGCGTTGAACGGCCGCCCGATCCGCGTCTCGCGCACGCAACCGCTCGCCTACGCTCTGCTCAACACCGGCTTCCCCTATGACCGGCGCGAGAGCGAGGAGAACAACTTCGACTACTTCCTCGCCTTCCAGCGCGCTTCGCAGGAGGTGCGGCGCGTTGGCTCGGCTGCGCTCGACCTGTGCTGGGTCGCGTGTGGACGTATGGACGGCTACTGGGAGCTGAAGATTCAGCCGCACGATATCGCTGCCGGCATCGTCATCGTGCGCGAGGCCGGCGGGGTTGTGACCGACTTCGACGGCGGCCAAGCAATGTTCGCACGCCAGCAAGTGGTCGCCAGCAACGGCTTGATTCACACGGAGATGCTGGACGTCATCCGCGAGACGCAAGACGTAAGACGTCAAGCGTGA
- the dtd gene encoding D-aminoacyl-tRNA deacylase, whose translation MRIVLQRVQRASVSVDNQVVGAIERGVLLLVGVAHDDTREAAEWMAKKIATLRIFPALDGSSSFDRSLLEVGGAALVVSQFTLCGDARKGRRPDFTRAARPEVAAPLIAYFCDALRAQGVPVEQGVFGADMLVELVNDGPVTLILDSPSLNAA comes from the coding sequence ATGCGTATCGTGTTGCAGCGCGTCCAACGCGCCTCGGTCAGCGTGGATAACCAGGTCGTCGGCGCAATCGAGCGCGGCGTGCTTCTGCTCGTGGGCGTCGCTCACGACGACACGCGCGAAGCGGCGGAGTGGATGGCGAAGAAGATCGCCACGCTGCGGATCTTTCCGGCGCTCGATGGCTCATCGAGCTTCGATCGCTCGCTGCTGGAGGTCGGCGGCGCGGCGCTGGTGGTCAGCCAGTTCACCCTCTGCGGCGACGCGCGCAAAGGGCGACGTCCGGATTTCACGCGCGCCGCGCGCCCCGAAGTTGCTGCGCCGCTCATCGCCTACTTCTGCGACGCCTTGCGCGCGCAAGGCGTGCCCGTCGAACAGGGCGTGTTCGGCGCAGACATGCTGGTCGAGCTGGTCAACGACGGGCCGGTCACGCTGATCCTGGATTCACCCTCGCTCAATGCGGCCTGA
- a CDS encoding apolipoprotein N-acyltransferase codes for MREITVAVVQMDTQVGEPEANLAKMSDFVRKISSAQKVDVIVFPELATTGYECGVKFTQLAQRVPGPSTNVMAQRANEQGLHIAFGIASKERVESILFNSAVLVGPEGDVVTQYRKIHLKGEEQMLFRPGFRLEAAETAVGVIGLQIGWDMFFPEGTRSLCLDGAELILVSAAWDSARADEWRTFVSARAAENACFVCAANRVGEEPATTFAGESMIVGPRGQVIVDLDETTEGYLVAKLNLDESRRIREETQIFQTRQPLSYRAVVRKY; via the coding sequence ATGCGAGAGATCACCGTCGCCGTCGTCCAGATGGATACCCAGGTGGGCGAACCCGAAGCGAACCTGGCCAAGATGTCCGACTTCGTGCGCAAGATCAGCAGCGCGCAGAAAGTGGATGTGATCGTCTTTCCCGAGCTGGCTACCACCGGCTATGAATGCGGCGTGAAGTTCACCCAGCTTGCCCAGCGCGTGCCCGGCCCTTCGACGAACGTGATGGCACAGCGAGCAAACGAGCAAGGCTTACACATCGCCTTCGGCATTGCCAGCAAGGAGCGCGTCGAGAGCATCCTGTTCAACTCCGCGGTGCTCGTGGGGCCGGAGGGCGACGTAGTGACGCAGTACCGCAAGATCCACCTCAAGGGCGAAGAGCAGATGCTGTTCCGGCCGGGTTTCCGCCTGGAAGCTGCCGAGACCGCTGTGGGCGTGATCGGCCTGCAAATCGGCTGGGACATGTTCTTTCCGGAGGGGACGCGCTCACTGTGCCTGGATGGCGCCGAGTTGATCCTGGTGAGCGCAGCTTGGGACAGCGCACGCGCCGACGAATGGCGCACGTTCGTTTCGGCGCGCGCTGCCGAGAATGCGTGCTTCGTGTGCGCAGCAAATCGCGTGGGCGAGGAGCCGGCTACCACCTTCGCCGGCGAGAGCATGATCGTCGGCCCGCGCGGCCAGGTCATCGTGGACTTGGATGAGACCACCGAAGGCTACCTCGTCGCCAAGCTCAACCTGGACGAATCGCGCCGCATCCGCGAAGAGACGCAGATCTTCCAGACGCGTCAGCCGCTCAGCTATCGCGCCGTGGTGCGGAAGTATTGA
- the ctaE gene encoding cytochrome b6: protein MNQTTVAPRPLSAEAVHANENRKFGMWLFLSSELLIFAGLIGAFVLTRRSAFQNGLEWWEPNTFSLALVSINTFILLASSLMVVLGIEAIRVNDQRKLQRYLILTAILGAMFLGGQAIEYSLLIFEEGHSFADPFGTAFFTLTGIHGLHVFVGVIWCLMTLLVARRGTFSSYNYTTVEIFGLYWHFVDLIWVIIFTVVYLTN from the coding sequence ATGAACCAAACAACCGTCGCTCCGCGGCCGCTCAGCGCGGAAGCCGTACATGCCAATGAAAACCGCAAGTTCGGCATGTGGCTCTTCCTCAGCTCGGAGCTTCTGATCTTCGCCGGTTTAATCGGCGCGTTCGTCCTCACCCGTCGGAGCGCCTTCCAGAACGGCCTGGAATGGTGGGAGCCGAACACGTTCAGCTTGGCGCTCGTCAGCATCAACACCTTTATCCTGTTGGCCAGCAGCTTGATGGTGGTGCTCGGCATCGAGGCCATCCGCGTCAACGACCAGCGCAAGCTGCAGCGTTACCTCATCCTGACGGCGATCTTGGGTGCTATGTTCTTGGGCGGTCAGGCCATCGAGTATTCGCTGCTGATCTTCGAGGAAGGTCACTCATTTGCCGATCCGTTCGGCACGGCCTTCTTCACCCTCACCGGCATTCACGGGTTGCACGTGTTCGTCGGGGTGATCTGGTGTCTGATGACGCTGCTCGTGGCCCGGCGCGGCACGTTCTCGTCCTACAACTACACCACCGTCGAGATCTTCGGCCTGTACTGGCACTTTGTAGACCTGATCTGGGTCATCATCTTCACCGTGGTCTATCTCACCAACTGA
- a CDS encoding dihydrolipoamide acetyltransferase component of pyruvate dehydrogenase complex, which translates to MGTQVVMPQLGESVVEGKISKWLKKVGDPVKLYEPIFEVETDKVTTEVTAPSEGTLLKLYVNEGDTVPAGALVAYIGQPGETAPEGGAIGAHAAQSEVHKPEAQPAPRRTSIRLSPVVARIAAEHNVDVSQVVGTGEGGRITKQDILAFIESRLGASGRPASEEKRAGVGSEAEPAPWDYPSSGELFKPSEETRPPQRAEAHAATAPAQGDQILPLSNMRRAIAEHMVRSVQTSPHATTVWEVDCARIVAHREANRAAFERDGVRLTLLPYFIAAAVHALRQHPRVNASWDERGIVLHRQINIGIAVSLDDGLIVPVIRDAGALNLLGLARAVQDLADRARHNRLRPEDVEAGTFTITNHGGFGSLLATPIIHQPQCAILGIGKVEKRPVVVEVNGADALAIRPMAYLSLSFDHRALDGADADRFMTTLKRAIETWETS; encoded by the coding sequence ATGGGCACTCAAGTCGTCATGCCCCAGCTCGGTGAGAGCGTGGTCGAAGGCAAGATCAGCAAGTGGCTGAAGAAAGTCGGCGACCCGGTCAAGCTATACGAGCCGATCTTCGAGGTGGAGACCGACAAGGTGACCACCGAGGTCACTGCTCCTAGCGAGGGCACGCTGCTCAAGCTGTATGTCAACGAGGGCGACACGGTGCCGGCCGGCGCACTGGTCGCCTACATCGGCCAGCCCGGCGAGACCGCGCCGGAGGGCGGCGCAATCGGCGCACACGCAGCTCAAAGCGAGGTGCACAAGCCAGAGGCGCAGCCGGCGCCCAGGCGCACCTCGATCAGGCTGTCGCCCGTGGTGGCGCGCATCGCCGCCGAGCACAACGTGGACGTGTCACAGGTCGTCGGCACCGGCGAGGGCGGCCGCATCACCAAGCAGGACATCCTGGCTTTCATCGAATCGCGGCTCGGGGCGAGCGGAAGACCGGCTTCAGAAGAAAAGCGGGCAGGAGTCGGGAGTGAAGCCGAACCGGCGCCGTGGGACTATCCGAGCAGCGGCGAGCTGTTCAAGCCGAGCGAAGAAACCCGCCCACCGCAGCGGGCCGAGGCGCACGCGGCAACTGCGCCGGCCCAAGGGGACCAAATCCTCCCGCTCAGCAACATGCGCCGCGCCATCGCCGAGCACATGGTGCGTTCCGTCCAAACCAGCCCACACGCCACGACCGTATGGGAAGTGGACTGCGCGCGCATCGTCGCCCATCGCGAGGCGAACCGAGCGGCCTTCGAGCGAGACGGCGTGCGCCTTACCCTCCTGCCCTACTTCATCGCCGCAGCCGTCCACGCGCTTCGACAACACCCGCGCGTCAACGCCTCGTGGGACGAGCGCGGCATCGTCCTCCACCGTCAGATCAACATCGGCATCGCCGTCTCGCTCGACGACGGACTGATCGTGCCGGTCATCCGCGACGCCGGCGCGTTGAACCTACTCGGACTGGCGCGCGCCGTGCAAGATCTGGCAGACCGCGCACGGCACAACCGGCTGCGTCCCGAAGACGTGGAGGCCGGCACGTTCACCATCACCAATCATGGCGGATTCGGCAGCCTGCTAGCCACGCCGATCATCCATCAGCCACAATGCGCCATCCTCGGCATCGGCAAGGTCGAGAAGCGGCCGGTCGTGGTAGAAGTGAACGGCGCAGATGCGCTGGCGATTCGCCCGATGGCCTACTTGAGCTTGAGCTTTGACCATCGCGCGTTGGATGGCGCCGATGCCGACCGCTTCATGACGACACTGAAGCGCGCGATCGAAACATGGGAGACGAGCTGA
- a CDS encoding 2-oxoisovalerate dehydrogenase subunit beta yields MAEKTLIEAIREALDEEMARDERVFITGTDIGPRGGVFLATQGLYAKYGPTRIIDSPLSESSIVGVGIGAAMNGMRPVCEIQFADFIHPAYNQIVNEAARMFYRSGGQYCVPMVIRCPYGGGMGGGLYHSQSVEATFAHVPGLKVVIPSNPHDAKGLLKSAIRDDNPVLFLEPKKGYRAIKGEVPAGDYTEPLGKAKVTRQGQDITVYAYGMMHFYCQQAAEAVARAGISVELVDLRTLNPLDKETVLASFKKTGKALIVYEDNRFLGYGAEIAALLCEEAFEHMDAPIMRLAGPDVPAVPYSRPLQDWFMPDVHRIAEAMRKLVAY; encoded by the coding sequence ATGGCCGAAAAGACCCTGATCGAAGCGATTCGCGAGGCGCTGGATGAGGAGATGGCGCGCGACGAGCGCGTGTTCATCACCGGCACCGACATCGGCCCGCGCGGCGGCGTGTTCCTGGCCACGCAAGGGCTCTACGCCAAATACGGTCCCACGCGCATCATTGACTCGCCGTTGTCCGAGTCGTCCATCGTCGGCGTAGGCATTGGCGCGGCGATGAATGGCATGCGCCCGGTGTGCGAGATCCAGTTCGCCGACTTCATCCACCCGGCCTACAACCAGATCGTGAACGAGGCAGCGCGCATGTTCTACCGCTCCGGCGGGCAGTATTGCGTGCCGATGGTGATCCGCTGCCCCTACGGCGGCGGCATGGGCGGCGGGCTGTACCATTCGCAATCGGTAGAGGCAACCTTCGCCCACGTACCCGGCCTGAAGGTCGTCATCCCGTCGAACCCGCACGACGCCAAAGGGCTGCTGAAGTCGGCCATCCGCGACGACAATCCGGTACTGTTCCTCGAACCGAAGAAAGGCTATCGCGCCATCAAGGGCGAGGTGCCGGCAGGCGACTACACCGAGCCGCTGGGCAAGGCGAAGGTCACCCGCCAGGGCCAAGACATCACCGTCTACGCCTACGGCATGATGCACTTCTACTGCCAACAGGCTGCCGAAGCAGTGGCCAGAGCAGGCATCAGCGTCGAGCTGGTGGATTTGCGCACGCTCAACCCGCTCGACAAAGAGACAGTGCTGGCATCCTTCAAGAAGACCGGCAAGGCGTTGATCGTGTACGAGGACAATCGCTTCCTCGGCTACGGCGCAGAGATCGCCGCCCTCTTGTGCGAGGAAGCGTTCGAGCATATGGACGCGCCAATCATGCGCCTGGCCGGGCCGGACGTGCCGGCCGTGCCCTACAGCCGGCCGCTGCAAGATTGGTTCATGCCCGACGTGCATCGGATCGCCGAGGCGATGCGAAAGCTGGTGGCGTATTGA
- a CDS encoding 2-oxoisovalerate dehydrogenase subunit alpha, protein MLEFDTADVRNRNSHALEAPSPAALPATPSPECLREMYEVMVRSRRLDERCWLLHRQGRIGFHISGIGHEAAQVGVAFAMRRGYDFLHPYYRDLAMVIALGMSMRDVLLGSFGKQGDPSSGGRQMPNHYCYKPANILSISSPVSTQLPQAAGVALAEKLKGGDRVTVTCIGEGATSEGDFHEALDWAGVHKLPLVVVVENNEYAISVPMRLQMAIERVADRAAAYGIRGVSVDGLDVFASYAAAKEAIERARAGEGTTLLEVRVVRITPHSSDDNDSTYRSPEEKAHVRAQDPLPRFQKQLLEMGVLTPATIAEIEQCAQAEVNDALHYAESAPYPPVTWAMGPVFAE, encoded by the coding sequence ATGCTGGAGTTCGATACCGCGGACGTCAGAAACCGGAACAGCCACGCGCTGGAAGCGCCGAGCCCGGCAGCGCTGCCTGCGACACCATCGCCCGAATGTCTGCGCGAGATGTACGAGGTGATGGTGCGGTCTCGCCGGCTGGACGAGCGCTGCTGGCTGCTGCATCGTCAGGGCCGGATTGGCTTTCACATCTCCGGCATTGGCCACGAGGCAGCGCAGGTCGGCGTCGCCTTCGCCATGCGGCGCGGCTACGACTTTCTCCATCCCTACTATCGCGACCTGGCGATGGTGATTGCGCTGGGCATGTCCATGCGCGATGTGCTGCTCGGCTCGTTCGGCAAGCAGGGCGATCCCAGCTCCGGCGGGCGACAGATGCCGAACCACTACTGCTACAAGCCGGCCAACATCCTGAGCATCTCCAGCCCGGTGAGCACGCAATTGCCCCAAGCCGCCGGCGTGGCGTTGGCCGAGAAGCTCAAGGGCGGCGATCGCGTGACGGTGACGTGCATTGGCGAAGGCGCCACCAGCGAGGGTGATTTTCACGAGGCGCTCGATTGGGCCGGCGTGCACAAACTACCGCTGGTGGTCGTGGTGGAGAACAACGAATACGCCATCTCGGTGCCGATGCGCTTGCAAATGGCCATCGAGCGGGTGGCCGACCGCGCCGCTGCTTACGGCATCCGCGGCGTCAGCGTGGATGGGCTGGACGTGTTCGCCAGCTACGCCGCAGCGAAGGAAGCCATCGAACGAGCCCGCGCCGGCGAGGGAACGACGCTCCTGGAGGTGCGCGTGGTGCGCATCACGCCCCACTCGTCCGACGACAACGACAGCACCTACCGCAGCCCAGAGGAGAAAGCGCACGTGCGCGCGCAGGATCCACTACCGCGCTTCCAAAAGCAGCTCCTGGAGATGGGCGTGCTGACGCCGGCGACGATCGCCGAGATCGAGCAATGTGCGCAGGCCGAAGTGAACGACGCGCTGCATTACGCCGAGAGCGCGCCCTACCCACCGGTCACGTGGGCCATGGGGCCGGTCTTCGCCGAATGA